The genomic interval TATGATCTTCAATAATTTGACGTTGGCCATTAAATGCCAGCAGCGTCCAGTCAATCCTATAATAGCCCGATGTTGGCAGAGTAGGAGTAAATTGAATTAATGGTACTGGCAACTTCGCGTATCCGATAAAGGCAATGGGAGCAGCGACTGTAACTCCTGGCAGGTTTTTAATTTGCATATATTGTTGTAGACTGATGCCGCCATCGTAACCCTCAAGCAGATCTGCCGGAATGATTTTGTTGGCAGGAACTTTCGCTTGTGGCGGCAGAACGACAAGGTCATATGTTGGTCGCCAGTTCTGGTTAATAATCTGGCTAGCACGTATGACAGTTGTTTGGGTAGAAGCACTTAAGAGAATGAGAGAACACGCAGCCAGGAGAAAGCCACTACCGGCAAGCATACTCCGACCGGCCTGCCGCTTGAGCGTGAGAACCATTAACAACCACATGTATTACTCCTCTTATGTCCATCCGTGCTCTTTAAGCTCCCAGGCTTCTCGGTGCTATACTTCTCGTCAGTGGCGTGGCTTTTTCCTATGTTGTTTTCATCTCCCGCTGCATCACATCTTCGGTTCCTATTTATCGACAAAGAAGCGTTGTTAACAGGGAGAATCACAGTTCTCTTGACAAGCATGGTAGTAACGGGTCATACAATTTGGCGCACAGCCCACATATTGTTTGTAATAGATATCGAGGGGGCCATAGGGATTACCAACACAGCTGGAATCCAGGTAACAACTAATAACAGTACAACCGCTGCAGTCAATGCAATTGAAAGGCTTGTTTTTAGCAAGAGCATATAGAGGAGTGACTGTACGGAAACCAATACCTGCTACTGATGCTCCAGCTGCAACCTGGCCTATCCACTTAAGGAATGTACGTCTTGAGGAAGTTGACTCATGAACTTGTTCAAGTTCATTGTGATTTTCTGCCATCGAATTTCTCCTTTTTTCGTGACCTGATGTTAGCCTGTTTAACCGTTTCACACTACTCAGAACGCTATAGACTGCGCACAGAATCGATCAACACGACGGTAAGAAGAATAACCCCTACAATAAGTACGACTGGAATTATTACACTCAAAAAAGTTCCATTCAACAAGGACGGACTACGAACGAACGTTTCTACGGTAAACAAATCAGAAGGCGTCAGCAATAACACAAGCAAGCCTGCCACAAACACTCCATTGCGTCCTACTAACCACCAGGAAATATGGTGATCGCCCAGCGCACCTGCACAGTGGCAGGAAAGATCAGAACGACCACGCACCAGGTTAATGATAATAGCCCCACTGAACACAAGAAACATGCCAAGGGCCAGAATAGTGGCAGGCAGGAGTACCAGGCCGCTAATCAGACCCAATGCAGCCACCAGTTCAGCTAGTGGAATAGAGAATGACAATACGGTAGAGAGAGCCAACTTCGATTCCAGGAAACCGGGCAGAATTTGGTATTCCTTCATTCCTCTCTCAAAGCGAGATCGGTGCAATAATTTGCTTACGCCAACACTCAAGAGGATCAATCCTAGTAACAGGCGAATAAATAAGCGAATAGCATTGATATCCACCAGAAACATCCTCCTGACTCCCCGCTAATCGGATTCTCAATACGATCTCGCCGGTCTTTTAAAATTGCCATAGATAAGTATAGCTGCTGGTTTTATCGATTTCTACCCCTAAGCGTTGCAATTTTGTTGCAATATATTCTACTAGCGGCAAAAGAAATTTGAGATGAAGGCACAATATTTTTGCGTTTGGATCAATTTCATATCACTTATCCTCTGGTAATTGGAGATGCTGAATCTGTTCGTGTGTAATCCCAAGCTTATGAACAATGCGAGAGATATATGATCTTACCGAGCCACAGCTTATACAGAGTCGCTCTGCAATCTCGAGATTGCTGTGACCTTCATGCAACAAATAGAAGACCTGCTTTTGCTGGGGAGTAAGCTTATTAAGATGAACAGGCGTGGAAGGAGCGAGGAACTTGTCGTCGTCGAGGGCCTTGAGTACTTCGAACGAAAGATAGGGCCCAAGCAAAAACATGGCTTCCTCCTTCCCTATTGCAATAGTAATAATACTTTGCATCATCTCTTGTGCCCCCTTTTCCAGAAGATACCCTCGTCCACCATGATCACGAACGGCGAGCAATATCTGTTTGTCTATTTTGTCGGCTATTACAAGATAATGATTATGCGGCAGAAGAGTAAAATCCTGAACGAGTGCTTGATGGATGATCACGAAATCGACATAGCAGGTTCCAAGATAGTTTTTCATCTCATCTTCGGTTGCTACCATATCGACACCCTCAACAATGGGAAACGTCTTGATCAGTTTCTGTAGCTGTGTACCGGTGCAATTACGAGGCACTACAAGTAAGATGCGCAGACTCATATACTATTGCTCCAGCCTTTTTCATCAACGGCAACAATGGCGTAAGTTCCACTATAAGGAAGTACAATGGTTTTATAGAAGTCAGCTATAAAAAATATATCCAATATGAAGCACATTCGCAAGTACTTGAGTTCTCTTTATCTTATCGAAAAGACGAACGAGGAAACTTCTGAAATTGCTCTTCCCTCTAAAAGACGCCAATCATGCCAAATGTATTGCAGGAAATACACACAATTTAGAGGAAATCGACAAAGAGGTAGCGGAATAAATAAGACGGCAATCGCCCTAAAAATAGTAACAAGAATCTTTACATCCGCCCGTAACTATTATACAAATGCCAGTACACACCTCTCCTGGCCAGCAATTCATCGTGCGTCCCCTGCTCCACGATGCGCCCATCGTCAATCGTCACAATGCGGTCGGCGTTGCGGATCGTGCTGAGGCGGTGCGCGATGATGAACGTCGTGCGCCCGGCGGTCAGGCGTTTCACCGCCTGTTGAATTAAGGCCTCGGACTCGTTATCGAGCGCGGATGATGGCTCGTCCATAATCAATATCTTGGGCTGGTGCAGGAACATGCGCGCTATGGCGATGCGCTGGCGCTGGCCAACTGACAGGCTCTGCCCGCGTTCGTGCAGCGCGGTTTGAAAGCCGAGCGGTTGTGATTGAATGAAGTCTAGGATGTTGGCGTTACGCGCGGCCTCCTCCATCTCCTCCTGCGAAACCTTGCGTAGCAGTCCAAACTTCAAATTGTCTTCGATGGTGCCGCTGAAGAGCGAGTCGTCCTGCAGGATGACGCCGAACTGGCTGCGCAGGCTCTCGATCTTCAGCTCGCGCAGGTCGTATCCGTCGATAGTCACGCGCCCACTATCGGGAGCATAGAAGCGCATCAGCAGGTTGGCAATCGTCGTCTTACCGGCTCCGCTGCGTCCAACCAGCGCAATCGTCGAACCGGCCTGCACCGCGAGATTGATATCGTGCAATACTTCGATGCCAGGGACATACGAAAAATGGACGTGTTCGAAGGTGATATGGCCCTGTATATTGGGCAACTGGATACCTTTCTCGGCATCGGCCTCCTCGGGATAGTTAAGCACCTCAAACAGGCGATCAATGGCCACTGCCGCCGCCTGTAGCTGCTGGTTAACGCCGTTCAACGTCGTGACGGGCGAGGAAAGCTGGCGCAGGATCAGAATGTATGCCGCCAACGCGCCGGCAGTCAGGCCATTCGTCAGCACCAGGTAGCCCCCGAAGCTCAATATCACGATCACCGCCAGCGCCTGCACGATTCCGATCATCAGGTTCGCCTCGGATTGAAAAATCGTGCGTTTGAAGGAGAGCGTATTGGTATGCATGATCAGCTTTTTGATTATGCGGCCAAAACGGTGTTCTGCCGCGAGCGCCTTGACCGTTTTGAGGCCCGTTAAACCCTCATACATGGCCCCGTTCATCACCGCGTAGCTCTCCAGCACCTCGCGGCTCAGCTGGCGCACACGCCGGTTAAAATAGAGGCTTACTCCAATGTAGAAAGGCGAAACTGCTATAACTACCAGCGTGAGCCGCCAGTCTGTCAAAAATAACACCACCGTATAGATGATAACCAGCACGATATTGACCGCGGTGTCGAGCAATACCTGGATGACCGTCTGCTGCGCGGATGTGACTTCACTGAGACGGCTCAACGCCTGTCCAGTAGTGGCGGTGCTCTGGTAGAATGAAAGCGGCAGGCGCAGCATGTGCTTGTAGAACTTATGGGTGATATTGAGGTTGGTTGCCCGGCTCAGCGACCCCTGCACGTTGCGGTTGAAGAAACTCAGTACTTCCTCTAATAAGAAGACGGCCAGCAGGAAAGCCAGTGACCAGATAAACAGCGAGATATCGTGCGAATGGAACACCTGGTCGAGCATGGTACGAAAGATGAATGGCAGCGGGATGGCAGTAAGGCCCACACCGACCGTCAGGAAAAAGGCAAGCACAATGTACCACTTAAAAGGAACGACGAACTGCCCGAACTGCCGCAGGTCCTTCCAGCTAAGCTTCTTTTCTCTGGCCCTCTGACGCCTTTCCAATCTCCTGGCATAGCCGGTGCTGGCATAGATGGGTCGTCTGGCCTGCTCAATGCTGATGGGCTTAGCTTCTGCCGGTTTTGCCACCTGCATCTTCGCCGTAGGGTATGCGCTTATTTCTCTATCCATACCACTACTATCGGCCAGTTGAAAGCCGTCTTGAGCTATTCGTGGCCTATGTCCATTGGTTATCGGTTCGACGACAGGCATCTCGAGCGTGTCATACGCTTCGATTTCGAAATCATCAAGACCGGGGAGAAGAGGTGGCGTCTCCGGTATATGAGAGTCATTCGTCTGTCCGATCAGTCGGACGGGGCGCGGTGTATTGGTGGGTGTTTGGGGCGCCTGCTCTTCAATCATGGCTCTCACCTGCAAAAAGTGACTGTATCAACCGCGGGCCATCGTTGGTGTCACGCGCGATTTCAAGCTGATAGCCGGACGCTTGCTCGGCCAGCCGGCTGAGCAGGTGAAATAGTTTTTCCTGCGCATAGAAGGCGTTATTTCCTGTACTCATGCACATGTCAATCAACATACGCAGCGTGTCTGCTTTGCTGAGCAGCCTGGCCCTGCTCGTATTCTCCGCTGTCAATGAGGGGAACAGCAGCAGGCGAACAGACGTTTGAAAACGTGCAGCTCCTGCTCGCACCTGTTCGATGCTTAAGAAACGCTTATCACGCTGATCGACCGGGTAGTCGCGCAAGAAGGAGAGATTTTTGAGCAACATAAGCGTATGGGAGCGAACTGAAACCTCGTGTGTGATTGTGTATGCTTCGATTTCTTCGTCGTCCCGACTTTCGCACAGCATTACCAGGTCATCTCCCAACAGGCCATATCCTTGGAGAGCGCAGCTGAGGCTAAGTGTCGTTTTGCCACTGCCAGATGCACCGATAATCAAAGCTCCTTGCCTGCAATTCCCGGGAGCAGTGATGGTGGCAGCGTGACAGGGCTCAAATCCGAATTGACCCAGTACCTGTCCCAACGCCAGCAAAAATACATAGCGGCGCAGGAACGTTCCCTGGTACGCCTCGGGCATCTCGAGCTGCGTAAGCGCAACAGGCTCCATGCGACTCATTACGCTGAGCGCATTGCCATTGATTGGACGTAGCTCCCTGTAGCTCTGGTACTCGGTCGTATTATCCATGCTCGCGTAGTGCTTGAGTTGTGTATTTGTCAGCAGGCGAATGGTATCCACCCTTCTCCTTGTATGCGGTAACCGGACAGGAAAAATTCCGCCGCTCTCATAGCAAAGCACGTAATAGCTTAATTCGCCCCGTACCTGCCGCGGTGGGGCAAACATACCCAGCATCTC from Ktedonobacteraceae bacterium carries:
- a CDS encoding twin-arginine translocation signal domain-containing protein is translated as MAENHNELEQVHESTSSRRTFLKWIGQVAAGASVAGIGFRTVTPLYALAKNKPFNCIDCSGCTVISCYLDSSCVGNPYGPLDIYYKQYVGCAPNCMTRYYHACQENCDSPC
- a CDS encoding MauE/DoxX family redox-associated membrane protein; amino-acid sequence: MFLVDINAIRLFIRLLLGLILLSVGVSKLLHRSRFERGMKEYQILPGFLESKLALSTVLSFSIPLAELVAALGLISGLVLLPATILALGMFLVFSGAIIINLVRGRSDLSCHCAGALGDHHISWWLVGRNGVFVAGLLVLLLTPSDLFTVETFVRSPSLLNGTFLSVIIPVVLIVGVILLTVVLIDSVRSL
- a CDS encoding LuxR C-terminal-related transcriptional regulator is translated as MSLRILLVVPRNCTGTQLQKLIKTFPIVEGVDMVATEDEMKNYLGTCYVDFVIIHQALVQDFTLLPHNHYLVIADKIDKQILLAVRDHGGRGYLLEKGAQEMMQSIITIAIGKEEAMFLLGPYLSFEVLKALDDDKFLAPSTPVHLNKLTPQQKQVFYLLHEGHSNLEIAERLCISCGSVRSYISRIVHKLGITHEQIQHLQLPEDK
- a CDS encoding peptidase domain-containing ABC transporter translates to MIEEQAPQTPTNTPRPVRLIGQTNDSHIPETPPLLPGLDDFEIEAYDTLEMPVVEPITNGHRPRIAQDGFQLADSSGMDREISAYPTAKMQVAKPAEAKPISIEQARRPIYASTGYARRLERRQRAREKKLSWKDLRQFGQFVVPFKWYIVLAFFLTVGVGLTAIPLPFIFRTMLDQVFHSHDISLFIWSLAFLLAVFLLEEVLSFFNRNVQGSLSRATNLNITHKFYKHMLRLPLSFYQSTATTGQALSRLSEVTSAQQTVIQVLLDTAVNIVLVIIYTVVLFLTDWRLTLVVIAVSPFYIGVSLYFNRRVRQLSREVLESYAVMNGAMYEGLTGLKTVKALAAEHRFGRIIKKLIMHTNTLSFKRTIFQSEANLMIGIVQALAVIVILSFGGYLVLTNGLTAGALAAYILILRQLSSPVTTLNGVNQQLQAAAVAIDRLFEVLNYPEEADAEKGIQLPNIQGHITFEHVHFSYVPGIEVLHDINLAVQAGSTIALVGRSGAGKTTIANLLMRFYAPDSGRVTIDGYDLRELKIESLRSQFGVILQDDSLFSGTIEDNLKFGLLRKVSQEEMEEAARNANILDFIQSQPLGFQTALHERGQSLSVGQRQRIAIARMFLHQPKILIMDEPSSALDNESEALIQQAVKRLTAGRTTFIIAHRLSTIRNADRIVTIDDGRIVEQGTHDELLARRGVYWHLYNSYGRM